GACTAATATCTTGTTTAAAAAGCTGCTGGGACATacctctgtgtgtatgtttgttcttttctgtttggGTTTACGtcaggttttccaactatctctgcccttccactttctgattggctgaacacacctgatccaggtgatcagcagtgggcagggcggggacatctggaaaacaagcaggacagtagcaaTCGAGGACCAGGACTGGAGACCCCTGGTTTACCTTCTTCTAATTTGTCCTTATATTCTGGTAGAAGTGGTCCGTAGAGGTGATGCCGAgctgatatttattttaaattactcTCTCCAGGCGTGGAAGAGACGGTGGTTCGTGCTTCGAAGCGGTCGGCTGACCGGGGAGCCGGACGTCCTGCAGTACTACAAGAACCAGCATTCCCGCCGGCCAATCGGGACCATCAACATGAACCGGTGTgaacaggtaaacacacacaggtctgaCATGTGGGAAGTCCATCTGCTCGGAGACAAAATGTTCgaatctaaatttaaaaaacttttaataatatttgtcatatttttatttttcaataaacTCCTAGTTAAAGGTTTGCGTATTTGCAGCCGCTCACCAGCCTCATCTCCGTTTCCGCTTCTCCGTCAGGTGGATGCCGGCCTGTCGTTCACCAAGAAGGAGCTGGAGAACAGCTACGTCTTTGACctgaggacagaggagaggacCTGGTACCTGGTGGCCGAGTCTGAAGAGGACATGAACCGCTGGGTGTCGTCCATCTGCCTGCTCTGTGGCTTCAACCCAACTGATGACGGTACAGCAGCGAGATGGACGGATCAAAATATTCTCCtactttctcttcttttgcatttgaaattttgaaatgaataggtgtgtgtgtgtgtgtgtgtgtgtatttgtgtgtttgtgtgtgtgtgcgtgtgggttGAGGCTGAGCAAGTGCGAAAGCCAGtgggaggaaagaaaacatgcagagagaaagatggataAAGatgtcttcagtgtgtgtgtgtgtgtgtgtgtgtgtgcgtgtgtgttggtGACTCAAATGTCTACATTAAAACGTGCAAATATCAAATATGGAAAAATGTACAGTCATTTGAACTTTGCCTTGTTTCTTATTACCCACGGTGATATTTCGGTTCTGACTCATGATGTGGACACGCAGGATAATATTAATGTaagaaaacacagtgagacGATGCTGTTGGTTGTTGagaggtttttgtgtttttacagtttccTGTAGTTCATCAGGTTGATAATCTGCTCCCTCTGCAGACACAAGagtttactttaaaaatattaaagtcGATAGACGGAGCTTTAAagtaaatactgttttttttctccctgcagTTCCAGAAAGACCTCCAGTCTCGAGCTCGTCCTCCCTCAGCTCAGTTCCCCCCACAAGGGGCAGTACCGCCATCACCATGGTGACAGGGTCAGTACCACCCCCCTATGACCCAGTGAGCGTGCGACACCTGGCACCCGATGGAAACGCGGAGGAAGACTACCTGTGGTTGTCACACTGCCAGAGTCACACagggtgaacacacacacacacacacacacacacacacacacacacacacacacacacacacatacacatacacacacacacacactccaaagaAAAGCCAAACTCAAAACTTCTTTCAAaggtttagttttgttttgttttcctcttcttcctaaATTAAAGGATTTAAAATGCTAATCTCCACTGAACCTCTCAGAACTGAAACTCAAACAATGTGAGTCCTgagacatgttttaaaaatatatacatatatatgagtTAACTTTTCCACTGCACCAGCTGAGGATAACTCAGCCACGCCAAGAGTCACAGTTACAGGTTCAGACGTGCTGAATTTAAGGAAGGGAATTAGAGGTTTATCTGAGCCTGTATCACACCCACATTTTTCCTAAGGGGTTGACTTCACAAACCATCATGGGACGTTTCCTCAGTCCACACACAATAAAACGATTTTCTCCGACTTGGAAAGATTTTTATCTGTCCAGATCTGCTGAGGTGTGGGTTTAGAGGAATGTCACATGAACTTGAAGCACAAAGAAACTTCGCTATGTCATCAGCACTTTTTCTAAGAACCATCATGTGGTTACAGAAATCCAGACTCCAGTGAGAGTGGCCTGTTTTTATTCTTGTGTTTTAATCAAATGTCCCTTCATCTTATCTCTCCAGGCCTCCTTTAGGTTCATCCACCTCTCTTGAAACCGACTACAACGACAACCTCtgccctcctccctctgccacctcctcgtcctcttcctcctcctccggcTTTAGGATGGTCCCTTGGATAGCTACTGCCATGACAGGCCCTCTCAGCCAGTCTCTGGATGGCAGTATGACTCCTGACCTCCAGAAACGAGCCGGCCGACCCCGTTGTCACCCCTCTCCTCACCCGAGGAAGCACTCCTTAGATTTCCACCTTCATCCTGTGGCCGTGCCTCTCAGTGATGACTCCAAGGTGCACCCAAACGTACAGTCCTGGGCTACAAGTGGTTACCAGATCCCCCGTGCAGCCTCCACCCCTCAGTCGCAGCCTGCTCGCCGCCCATCGTCTACCCCCAGTGTGGACTCCCTAACCCAGGCGGAGCTCCACTCCTCCACCCCGACTCCTCCTCCACGGCCCCCGAAGCCGCTGGCTATCGCAGCCCAGGAAGAGAAATCAGCTGTGGGCACGCTTCCCCGATCCACCTCAGAGCCGGAGAGGAGGGATGGGTGTTTGGAGGGAGGACGGGGAGCTCTGCCAAGGAGCAACACCGTCACTGTGCCGGGACGCACGCAGACAGGTAAAAAgacgtgtttatttttttatttgaacacaaGATGGCGCCATAATGAGAAACAAGAAGGAGAATCACAATGCAGGGACACATTTATGGTTTTATAACCAAATGATATATTTAACAGAACCCAGAGCCTTTTTCACCcatcactgcaaaaaaaaaagaataatgatGAGCACACCATCTGCTCTATACGTAGTACTACAagtacattaataaaaatgaaatactcTTCTTAATTCAGTGTTTAGATACAGTCACAGTGAAACAGCTGCATCATCATCACTCTGAGCCGTTTAAAACCTGGCACCTCAGTGCGGATCAGTGAGCACCGTTAAGAGGCTTTAGTGTGTACAAATGGACGCTTTCATGGATTATGTCCTTACAGCTGAAACAGTTTGTGCCTGTTTACACCATAATTGGTTTGGCATTAGTTTCATTATAAGACGAGACCTTTgccctgcagcagcacaaagagCAGATCTCTGTTTCCAGGCTGTTTGCTGGAAAATTTACTCAGAACCAGATAAGTGGTCCAGCTTTTGTTCTTcatgcagacacagaaagaTTACTGTATGTCTAGGCAAACAGCCACTGTATTCAAACATGCTCAGGCTTGATGCTTGGTGCAcaaattctttctttcttagtGAATTCCCCGTCTGTCAGTCTAAATCCTGATCTGGTCAAGCTCTGTCTGCACCTGCACagaatgtttttgtgttgagaATCTGTCAACATGAGATTAAAAGCTGCACAGATGCATAAGTTACATATTTATACGGCTGTTATTGTGGTTAATTTGCTGCATGTGCAAACCTCTTTCCATGTCGGGTTCTTTAACATCTTGGAAAAGATGcttattcagtttttttgcagaaaattaGATGAAAAGATCGATACCGCTCTCTTAAAGAGTGATATCGATCTCAACTATCAGCAAGGTCTGCTTTTGAACTATTATCCCTGAAGATTACACTGAGCTGCAGattatttagtgtgtgtgtgtgtctttgtgtttcaggcTGCGAGTCCTCTAACGTCCCTCGGTCTCTGTCCGACAGAGCGAGCATGTTTGAGTTCAGCGAGAGCTTCAACAGTTACTTTGTGAGTTGAACATTTCAAGAATAATTTCAGACAAATCAAATTATTCTCAAAGCGTCGACTTCTTTaaaatctctttctttctctttcgCCGGTCAGTTCAATAAAGGCATGGTACCTCTGGGCAGTGTCTGCTCTGAAGACGACGCTGTGGATGAAAACTATGTTCCCATGAGCGCTGCCACCACTGAGCCTCCTGTCGCACCGAGGTTGGAACACGCATCACATGATAACCTCAGATTGTACAGCGAGGcataaataaaacctgttttgAGCTGCAGTTCCAACAGCAAGCATGGACATGTAATGTCATTTTCAAAATCACGAGTCAGTCTGATCTTATAGTGTAACCTAGAAAACCCTCAGACAAGCCCAAAAGCCCAAAAACAAACCCCCACCTCTGAAGGATcctcaaacacaaataaatctCCATGAATCGCCCGACATACAAGACCTCTGATACCCCTGAACCATGAGAATCCACTTAGTGTAGCTCTGGAACCAAAAAATCCCTTGAGGCACCATATCCACATCAAAGATCCCCAAAGAACCCCCAAACACTTGGAGGACTACTCCTTTAAAAACCTACCAAAATGCAAGAACTGTGGATCCCCTTTTGACTTAGACCAACAACAGAGCTTCTTAAGCACctaatttcttcttctcttccagGGTGCCTCCACCTCCTGCCTCTGACCCCTCTGTCCAACTGCAAGATGGCAACTACGTCCCCATGACCCCCCTCACCCCTTCCCTTTCCACCCACCCCACCAGTGACCTGGCGTCCCTGGGGAGGCAAGTGCCTCCGCCTGCCCACATGGGTTTTCGTAACTCCCCCCTGACTGCTGTCACTCCTCTCACCCCGCCGCTCCGGAGGACTCCCATGAAAACCGCAGTGGACTTTGAAGCCACGCCCCCTCCAGTCCACCGCAACTTAAAACCACAACGCAGAGGTGAGTTCGAGCACATGTCAGGAATCCAGCTAATCCTTTTGGAAGATGAGACGTAGTAGAGAAAGTTCATAACAAAATAAGACTTACCAACtataacaaaaattaaaaagaccCACtaaaaattttacatttaaactaCAGTTTTGAACCAGTCGTCACCTGGTTTCTCTAAACTTTGATGAGAGGAGTTTGCCTTAAAAAAGAGTAATAGATGCCACTTGTTCCTCAGACACACATCTGGCTTGTTTTGGAGGTGTGGCCTCATTTTAAAGCATCATCcacatgtttttagttttgtcttcttttattAAAGCTGGGTCATTAGGCAGAACCATCAGAGGCCACACCTTGAAATGTTAGATCCTGAATTGACTCTGGTTTGTGATGTTTATCATGGCAGGGATTTCTGTCACTCAGCCTGTGGAGAGAAGCGACGGACGGACTGCTGGAGAGGGGACCCACAAAACAAAAGGTATGAACTAGTAAATTACTTACTTTCCACGTCTTaaacacatttctcttcctGAGACAGTCGATGCTTTGTCAACTGTTCTTTGGAGGTTTCCATCAGCTGTTATTCCCCATGCAGCCTCCAGGTGTCCCCGGACTTTCCCTGCTGCTTAAACTTACTCGGCTGTTAAATCTGCTGCATAGATGAAGCTGATGTCAAACTTTTCTCATCTGACTGTGGTTCACATCGAAAACAAGCAGCTTCTGTTGCACAAAACCTCCTTAGTTGTGTGGTTGAAGTAATGAAAGTGTCTGCctctgtcccccccccccagtgaAACCAGCTCCTCTGGACATCACTCCAGTGCAGCAGGACTGGCAGGAAGTCCCGCCCCCTGTCCGCTCACCTGTCACTCGAACCTTCACCCGAGAgtaagtttgtgtgttttagagcTTCAGTAAAACATGGAGTGGTTTCTGTCAGAGGTGGACTCTGCTGCCCCCGTGTGGTGCAGGATGGTACAACAGGAGCAGATGCAGAAAAAAGGTGGAGAGTTAAGAAAACTGTCGTCTgaggtgtgaatgtgttgtAGTTTGTCAGATGGTTTGTGCTGCTGCAACTGTTACTTTAGTCGTTTAGTCAAATATCAATGAACAATGTCTTTTTCCAACAACATTCAGTTTCTGCCCAAAGTGACTCCTGAATAAACACAATGAaaagtgtgttcatgtttgtgtgtgacagtcCGTCCAGTCGTCGGTCGGTCGGGCCGAGCTCGTCTCACAGTTCGTCCCTGTCCTCCGATTCTGATGACACGGATGACAGCTACGTCGCCATGACGACGTCCGGCCTCAGTCTCAGTGCCGGGGAGCAGGTAAGACTCGGTCCTTTCCTTCTGTCAGCCTGTCGTTCATGTTGACCTCAGGTTTTCACTGCTCTGACTGAAGAGCAACAATAACACATGTTTTTCTGAGTGTGTGGAAGTTGCGACAGATGAACAAACAGATGATcagctgaatctgcagctctgaGCTTTGAGTGTCAGCTGGTTGTTCAGGGTCTGGTCCACAGCTTTTCTGCTTTGGTTCACTCTCTGTTCTCTGCTGTTGGACGCTAATGTGGCTCCACAGTGACTGACTGTTGGTTTGTAGCTGCTGGATATGGAAGTAAGCATCTGTTTGCTCTGacatgtcagtgctgtgttcAGGTGTTTTTGCTGCCCCCAAGTGGAAACACCAATTATTTCAGATTGAATGTTTCATCTGAGAAGTGTTGTCTGATGctgtttttctcactgtggttgttttaacctgatgaaataaagattttagATTTCCTCCTTTGTATTTATCACCTTTCTTCCCTCCACAccttctttctcttcccctCTTCCCTCCTCGTCTT
The window above is part of the Mastacembelus armatus chromosome 18, fMasArm1.2, whole genome shotgun sequence genome. Proteins encoded here:
- the LOC113139269 gene encoding GRB2-associated-binding protein 1-like gives rise to the protein MSGAGDVVCEGWLRKSPPEKKLRRYAWKRRWFVLRSGRLTGEPDVLQYYKNQHSRRPIGTINMNRCEQVDAGLSFTKKELENSYVFDLRTEERTWYLVAESEEDMNRWVSSICLLCGFNPTDDVPERPPVSSSSSLSSVPPTRGSTAITMVTGSVPPPYDPVSVRHLAPDGNAEEDYLWLSHCQSHTGPPLGSSTSLETDYNDNLCPPPSATSSSSSSSSGFRMVPWIATAMTGPLSQSLDGSMTPDLQKRAGRPRCHPSPHPRKHSLDFHLHPVAVPLSDDSKVHPNVQSWATSGYQIPRAASTPQSQPARRPSSTPSVDSLTQAELHSSTPTPPPRPPKPLAIAAQEEKSAVGTLPRSTSEPERRDGCLEGGRGALPRSNTVTVPGRTQTGCESSNVPRSLSDRASMFEFSESFNSYFFNKGMVPLGSVCSEDDAVDENYVPMSAATTEPPVAPRVPPPPASDPSVQLQDGNYVPMTPLTPSLSTHPTSDLASLGRQVPPPAHMGFRNSPLTAVTPLTPPLRRTPMKTAVDFEATPPPVHRNLKPQRRGISVTQPVERSDGRTAGEGTHKTKVKPAPLDITPVQQDWQEVPPPVRSPVTRTFTRDPSSRRSVGPSSSHSSSLSSDSDDTDDSYVAMTTSGLSLSAGEQSLRLMLHRASEGGVSSPLLRRARGDKQVEYLDLDLHTGRSTPTRQKRCTAEGGNEQPAAGEERARGERTRVDYVVVDPKRTKALRNTREAWHDGRMSTEKEKC